A region from the Branchiostoma floridae strain S238N-H82 chromosome 9, Bfl_VNyyK, whole genome shotgun sequence genome encodes:
- the LOC118422860 gene encoding myosin-7-like → MPPKQDKISDDPRVYIYGDTKLLMELRSAPYDPKKNVWIPDDKECFIAVEVKEEKGDKAVVQLPKGATKDVPKDKLVMMNPSKFVCCEDMANMTYLNDASVLATLRDRYANGMIYTYSGLFCVVINPFRRLPLYTEEVVGMYRGKRRQEVPPHLFSVADNAYQNMLIDHKNQSMLITGESGAGKTENTKKVISYFAQVAAMGGPKKAEDEKKITLEDQIVQTNPVLESFGNAKTVRNNNSSRFGKFIRIHFNTKGKLAGADIESYLLEKVRVIEQLPGMERGYHIFYQLLSGGMKEVTKMLMVNEDAHEYKFLEKGEKTIKNVDDKEEMVLTDEAFDVLGFTQDEKTNIYKLTGGLCHFGNIKFKSKPREEQAECDGTESADKMCFLYGLNSGELQKGLLKPRVKVGNEWVSKGQNCNQCSYAVSALAKGVFDRIFKFLVKRCNDTLDTKMKRENFIGVLDIAGFEIFDFNSFDQLCINYTNEKLQQFFNHHMFVQEQEEYKIEGIEWETIDFGMDLAKTLALIEKPLGILAILEEQTMFPKSSDKTFIDKLKDQHLGKHTSFLKPKKPKIPKYEGHFDLAHYAGNVTYNICGWLEKNKDPMNETVVGCFKRSANELLHDLYADFMTAEDQAAAQKKSGGGGKKKGGALQTASATHRDQLSRLMATLHTTYPHFVRCLIPNELKTAGLLDAPLVLHQLTCNGVLEGIRICQKGFPNKMVFKEFRQRYKPVDPVLAKEIEEDRECCVKLLEKSGLSKDGYGVGKTKIFFKAGQVAHLEDIRDAKLAVIITIIQQRLRGKLQRRAYEVLKDQRAALKMLQRNVRNWMTLRNWDWWKLFCTIKPLLSQSRADEELRAKEEELGELKEEVEKEETTMAEIQQKLTVVEQEKNELAAQLSSEQTNTGDIADRAENLIKNKADLEQKIVDYKGLLQDEEAKNSTLSAGKRKIEGEVDNLKKDLEELEKTLQKVEKETRGVENRVRTTSEELAAQEDQVAKLSKEKAKLEQLNATTLEDLQKEEDKVNNLSKLKAKLEQQLDDLEENLDREKKARAEAERLKRKLEGDLKAAQETLGGLENEKADLEERIKKKEFEIKGLEAKLEDEQGLVTSLQKKIKELQGRIEELEQELEAERNARAKVDKQRADLARELEDLGDRLEEAGGATAAQAEVNKKREIELQKLRRELEESNMQHEATVAALRKKLSDATAELGEQVETLQRVKAKLEKEKTTLKMEVDDLATNVEAISKGKLNVEKANRSLEEQIAESNVKIEESGRQIQELTSLKSRFETENNETSRQLEESESQCSQLGRAKSMLNQQLEELKRQLEEETKAKNHLAHQLRAAQHDCDTLKVQLEEEQEGKAEIQRALSKANTEVTAWRAKYESDAIQRAEELEDAKKKLAARLQDAEEQVEAANAKCSSLEKAKNRLAGEVEDLMIDVERANGAAAQLEKKQRLVDKQIAEWKTKCEEIGAELETSTKEARAYANELYKLKGQYEETMDALESLKKENKGLHDEIHDLTDQLGEGGKNVHELEKAKKRLEVEKEELQTALEEAEGALEVEEGKVLRVQLELSQLKADIDRRLAEKDEEFENTRKNHQRALDALQTTLDVEAKGRNEAVRAKKKLEADSNEVEAALENASKANNEARKTINKLQNQIQEVQATIDDEQRAREEAREHLAMSERRSNMLTAELEELRNGYDQAERARKMTEAELVESSDRVGELSAQNTSLAGHKRKLEGEIQTLQAELDEVMSEHRQTEEKAKKAISDASRIAEDLRQEQEHTAHIEKSKKNLEASIKDLQRRLDEAEAIAMKGGKRALQKLEAKVRDLESELDTEQRRHQETLKNLRKNERRLKELSFQADEDRKKEERMQEMVEKLQLKIKTYKRQVEDAEEQANVNLAKWRKTQHDLEDAQERAEMAESALGKMRAQHRSASGKK, encoded by the exons ATGCCGCCCAAGCAAGACAAGATATCCGACGACCCTCGGGTCTACATCTACGGTGACACCAAGTTGCTGATGGAGCTCCGCTCCGCACCGTACGATCCCAAGAAGAACGTCTGGATCCCCGATGATAAAGAATGCTTCATCGCTGTGGAAGTCAAGGAAGAGAAGGGCGACAAGGCCGTGGTCCAGCTTCCCAAGGGCGCC ACCAAGGATGTTCCCAAGGACAAGCTTGTCATGATGAACCCCTCCAAGTTCGTCTGCTGCGAGGACATGGCCAACATGACCTACCTGAACGACGCCTCTGTGCTGGCGACCCTCAGGGACCGTTATGCCAACGGCATGATCTAC ACCTACTCCGGGTTGTTCTGCGTCGTGATCAACCCCTTCAGGCGCCTTCCTCTCTACACAGAGGAGGTTGTTGGCATGTACCGTGGCAAGAGGCGTCAGGAAGTGCCGCCTCACTTGTTCTCTGTGGCTGACAACGCCTATCAGAATATGCTGATCG ACCACAAGAACCAGTCTATGTTGATCAC CGGCGAGTCTGGTGCTGGTAAGACTGAGAACACGAAGAAGGTTATCTCCTACTTCGCCCAGGTCGCTGCCATGGGTGGTCCCAAGAAGGCTGAAGATGAGAAGAAGATCACCCTTGAGGACCAGATCGTGCAGACTAACCCCGTTCTGGAGTCCTTCGGTAACGCCAAGACCGTCAGGAACAACAACTCCTCCCGTTTC GGTAAATTTATCAGGATCCATTTCAACACCAAGGGCAAGTTGGCTGGTGCCGATATCGAGTCAT ATCTGCTGGAGAAGGTGCGTGTGATTGAACAGCTGCCTGGTATGGAGCGTGGCTACCATATCTTCTACCAGCTGCTGTCAGGTGGCATGAAAGAGGTCACGA aaatgttgatggtgAATGAAGATGCCCACGAGTACAAGTTCTTGGAAAAGGGTGAGAAGACGATTAAGAACGTGGACGACAAGGAGGAGATGGTGTTGACGGACGAGGCCTTCGACGTGCTGGGCTTCACCCAAGATGAGAAGACGAACATTTACAAGCTCACGGGAGGTCTGTGCCACTTCGGTAACATTAAGTTCAAGTCCAAGCCGAGGGAGGAGCAAGCCGAGTGCGATGGCACCGAGT CTGCCGACAAGATGTGCTTCCTGTACGGCCTCAACAGCGGTGAGCTGCAGAAGGGTCTGCTCAAGCCCAGGGTAAAGGTCGGCAACGAGTGGGTGTCAAAGGGCCAAAATTGCAACCAGTGCAGCTACGCCGTCAGTGCCCTGGCTAAGGGTGTGTTCGACAGGATCTTCAAGTTCCTGGTCAAGCGTTGTAACGACACCTTGGACACCAAGATGAAGAGGGAAAACTTCATTGGTGTACTGGATATTGCCGGCTTCGAGATCTTCGAC TTCAACAGCTTTGATCAGCTCTGCATCAACTACACCAACGAGAAGCTGCAGCAGTTCTTCAACCACCACATGTTCGTTCAGGAGCAGGAGGAGTACAAAATTGAAGGAATCGAGTGGGAGACCATCGATTTCGGTATGGACTTGGCCAAGACTCTCGCCCTGATCGAGAAG CCCCTGGGTATCCTGGCCATTCTGGAGGAGCAGACTATGTTCCCCAAGTCCAGCGACAAGACCTTCATCGACAAGCTGAAGGACCAGCACTTGGGCAAGCACACTAGCTTCCTGAAGCCAAAGAAGCCCAAGATCCCCAAGTACGAGGGTCACTTCGATTTGGCTCACTACGccggtaacgttacctacaaCATCTGTGGCTGGCTGGAGAAGAACAAGGACCCCATGAACGAGACTGTGGTCGGCTGCTTCAAGAGGTCCGCAAATGAGCTCCTGCATGACCTCTATGCAGACTTCATGACTGCAGAGGATCAAG CTGCTGCCCAGAAGAAGTCAGGTGGTGGCGGAAAGAAAAAGGGAGGCGCTCTCCAAACCGCCTCTGCAACTCACAGG GACCAACTGTCTAGGCTGATGGCCACTCTGCACACCACATACCCCCACTTCGTGCGTTGTCTGATCCCCAATGAGTTGAAGACGGCTGGTCTCTTGGACGCCCCGTTGGTTTTGCACCAGCTGACTTGTAACGGTGTACTTGAGGGTATCCGTATCTGTCAGAAGGGCTTCCCCAACAAGATGGTCTTCAA GGAGTTCAGGCAGCGCTACAAGCCCGTCGACCCGGTCTTAGCCAAGGAGATTGAGGAAGACCGTGAGTGCTGTGTCAAGCTCTTGGAAAAGTCCGGCCTTTCTAAAGATGGCTATGGTGTCGGCAAGACCAAGATTTTCTTCAAGGCCGGTCAAGTCGCCCACCTTGAGGACATCCGTGACGCCAAGCTGGCTGTCATCATTACTATCATTCAGCAGCGTCTCCGAGGAAAGCTTCAGCGCCGTGCGTACGAAGTACTCAAGGATCAGAG GGCTGCCCTGAAGATGCTGCAGCGTAACGTCCGTAACTGGATGACCCTGCGCAACTGGGACTGGTGGAAGCTGTTCTGCACCATCAAGCCTCTGCTGTCTCAGTCCCGGGCAGATGAGGAGCTCCGCGCTAAGGAGGAGGAGCTGGGCGAGCTTAAGGAGGAAGTGGAGAAGGAGGAGACCACTATGGCCGAAATCCAACAGAAACTGACTGTGGTCGAGCAGGAAAAGAATGAACTCGCTGCTCAACTATCTTCT GAACAAACCAACACTGGTGACATCGCCGATAGGGCTGAGAACCTCATCAAGAACAAGGCGGACCTGGAGCAGAAGATTGTTGACTACAAGGGACTCCTTCAAGACGAAGAAGCTAAGAATTCTACGCTCAGCGCTGGAAAGCGTAAG ATTGAAGGAGAGGTGGACAACCTGAAGAAGGACCTTGAGGAGCTGGAGAAGACTTTGCAGAAGGTGGAGAAGGAGACACGCGGTGTGGAGAACAGGGTTCGCACCACCTCTGAGGAGCTGGCAGCCCAGGAGGACCAGGTCGCCAAGCTGTCCAAGGAGAAGGCTAAGCTGGAACAGCTCAATGCC ACAACCTTGGAGGACCTGCAGAAGGAGGAAGACAAGGTCAACAACCTCAGCAAGCTCAAGGCCAAGCTCGAGCAGCAACTGGATGAC CTGGAGGAGAACCTGGATCGCGAGAAGAAGGCACGTGCCGAAGCCGAGAGGCTGAAGAGGAAGCTGGAGGGTGACCTGAAGGCTGCACAGGAGACTTTGGGAGGTCTGGAGAACGAAAAGGCCGATCTGGAGGAGCGCATCAAGAA GAAGGAATTTGAGATCAAGGGCCTTGAGGCTAAGCTGGAGGACGAGCAGGGTCTTGTCACCTCTCTGCAAAAGAAGATCAAGGAACTGCAGGGTCGCATCGAGGAGCTTGAGCAGGAGCTCGAGGCCGAGAGGAACGCCCGTGCCAAGGTCGATAAGCAGAGGGCTGACCTGGCTCGTGAGCTCGAGGATCTGGGAGACCGTCTGGAGGAGGCCGGTGGTGCCACCGCCGCCCAGGCTGAGGTCAACAAGAAGCGCGAAATTGAGCTGCAGAAACTCCGCCGCGAGCTGGAGGAGTCCAACATGCAGCATGAGGCCACCGTCGCTGCCCTAAGGAAGAAGCTGTCTGACGCCACTGCTGAGTTGGGCGAGCAGGTGGAGACTCTGCAGCGCGTCAAGGCTAagctggagaaggagaagaCCACCCTCAAGATGGAGGTCGATGACCTGGCCACCAACGTCGAGGCCATCTCAAAGGGCAAGTTGAACGTGGAGAAGGCTAACCGTTCCCTCGAGGAGCAGATCGCCGAGTCCAACGTCAAGATCGAGGAGTCCGGCAGGCAGATCCAGGAACTTACGTCATTAAAGTCCCGCTTTGAGACCGAGAATAATGAGACCAGCCGCCAGCTCGAAGAGTCCGAGAGCCAGTGCAGCCAGTTGGGCCGTGCCAAGAGCATGCTCAACCAGCAGCTCGAGGAGCTGAAGCGCCAGCTTGAGGAGGAGACCAAGGCCAAGAACCACCTGGCTCACCAGCTGCGTGCTGCCCAGCATGACTGCGACACTCTGAAGGTTCAGCTGGAAGAGGAGCAGGAAGGCAAGGCCGAGATCCAGCGTGCCCTGTCCAAGGCTAACACAGAGGTCACTGCCTGGCGTGCAAAGTACGAATCCGACGCCATTCAGCGCGCCGAAGAGCTGGAAGATGCCAAGAAGAAGTTGGCTGCACGTCTGCAGGATGCTGAGGAACAGGTCGAGGCCGCCAATGCAAAGTGCAGCTCTCTAGAGAAGGCCAAGAACAGGCTCGCCGGTGAGGTTGAGGACCTCATGATCGACGTTGAGCGGGCTAATGGTGCAGCAGCTCAGCTGGAGAAGAAACAGCGTCTGGTTGACAAGCAAATCGCCGAATGGAAGACCAAGTGCGAGGAGATTGGTGCTGAGTTGGAGACCTCTACCAAGGAGGCTCGTGCCTACGCCAACGAGCTGTACAAGCTGAAGGGACAGTATGAGGAGACCATGGATGCCCTGGAGAGCCTCAAGAAGGAGAACAAGGGTCTGCATG ACGAGATTCACGATTTGACCGACCAGCTTGGTGAGGGTGGCAAGAACGTCCACGAACTCGAGAAGGCCAAGAAGCGTCTGGAGGTAGAGAAGGAGGAACTGCAGACCGCCCTCGAGGAGGCAGAGGGTGCACTGGAAGTAGAGGAGGGCAAGGTTCTGCGTGTCCAGCTCGAGTTGTCTCAGCTCAAGGCTGACATTGACCGCAGGCTGGCCGAGAAGGACGAAGAGTTCGAGAACACAAG GAAGAACCACCAGAGGGCATTGGATGCCTTGCAGACTACCCTGGACGTTGAGGCTAAGGGAAGGAATGAGGCTGTCAGGGCCAAGAAGAAGCTGGAGGCCGATTCAAATGAGGTTGAGGCCGCTCTAGAAAACGCTTCCAAGGCTAACAACGAGGCCAGGAAGACAATCAACAAGCTCCAGAACCAGATCCAGGAGGTTCAGGCCACAATTGATGACGAACAGAGGGCACGTGAGGAGGCCCGCGAGCATCTCGCCATGTCTGAGCGCCGCTCCAACATGCTGACCGCAGAACTCGAAGAGCTCCGCAACGGCTATGACCAGGCAGAGAGGGCCCGCAAGATGACCGAGGCCGAGCTTGTGGAGTCTTCAGACCGCGTTGGCGAGCTGTCTGCACAGAACACCTCCCTTGCCGGCCACAAGAGGAAGCTGGAGGGTGAGATCCAGACCCTGCAGGCTGAGTTGGATGAGGTTATGTCTGAGCACAGGCAGACCGAAGAGAAGGCAAAGAAGGCCATTTCTGAT GCCTCCCGCATTGCCGAGGACCTGCGCCAGGAGCAGGAACACACCGCTCACATCGAGAAGAGTAAGAAGAACCTGGAAGCCTCCATCAAGGACCTGCAGAGGAGACTGGACGAGGCTGAGGCTATTGCGATGAAGGGTGGCAAGCGCGCACTGCAGAAGCTGGAGGCCAAG GTGCGTGACTTGGAGTCAGAACTCGACACTGAGCAGAGGCGCCACCAGGAGACCCTGAAGAACCTGAGGAAGAATGAGCGCCGTCTCAAGGAGTTGAGCTTCCAGGCCGACGAGGACCGCAAGAAGGAGGAGCGCATGCAGGAGATGGTCGAGAAGCTGCAACTGAAGATCAAGACTTACAAGAGACAAGTGGAGGATGCT GAGGAGCAGGCCAACGTTAACCTGGCTAAGTGGCGCAAGACCCAGCACGATCTGGAGGATGCCCAGGAGAGAGCCGAGATGGCCGAGTCCGCCCTGGGCAAGATGCGCGCCCAGCACCGCTCTGCCTCT GGCAAGAAGTAA